The Tumebacillus amylolyticus genome window below encodes:
- a CDS encoding MGMT family protein, whose protein sequence is MTPFTQRVVDILKSIPPGNVMTYGQVARLAGSPRAARQVVRVLHSMSRKYGLPWHRVINSKAKIGLDDGEEQRHLLELEGVEFSLGSVVDLDIYQFHPDIPPEQ, encoded by the coding sequence ATGACTCCCTTCACACAACGCGTAGTAGACATTTTAAAAAGCATTCCCCCCGGCAATGTGATGACGTATGGGCAGGTGGCCCGGCTGGCGGGAAGTCCGCGGGCAGCGAGGCAGGTGGTGCGGGTGCTGCATTCGATGAGCCGGAAGTATGGATTGCCTTGGCACCGTGTCATCAATTCCAAGGCGAAGATCGGGTTGGATGACGGTGAAGAACAGCGTCATTTGCTGGAACTCGAAGGCGTGGAATTCAGCCTCGGGAGTGTCGTCGACTTGGACATCTATCAGTTCCATCCCGACATCCCGCCAGAACAATAA
- the rnr gene encoding ribonuclease R: MLTEQQILDLMRGLEYKPMNAEELEAYFDLQSEEDTEALLQLLNVMEEDGKVVQTRSAAYGVPEKMNLVVGRLQGKSRGFGFVIPEDPVKWDKDVFVAAGDMNGAMHGDRVIARVNRKGNGPRQEGEIIRILERATKTVVGTVSTMTKRYAFISPDDKRLGQDIFLAEEDYAGVKEGQKVVVEIIAYPEGWRNPQGRVLEILGNPDDPGVDILSVIRKYGLPEAFPEEVLEAANDIPDLITERDLVGRRDLRDEVIVTIDGEDAKDLDDAVHVKKLDNGNWLLGVHIADVTYYVTEGSPLDQEAYKRGTSVYLVDRVIPMLPHRLSNGICSLNPHVDRLTMTCEMEFSPSLELVRHDIYTSVIKTTERMTYNNVYKLVTGIADEELVKRYENLIPMFKDMEDLAMRLRQRRFDRGAIDFDFQETKVIVDRETGKVEDIKKREHTVAEKIIEEFMLAANECVSEHFFWMQVPFLYRIHEEPDAERLQGFNEFVHNFGYHLKVGNGKSVHPKSLQELLEKVKGQPEERIINTVLLRSLKQAKYSYDPVGHFGLAATYYSHFTSPIRRYPDLQIHRIMREVIDNNGKLPEERHERLTAIMPEVGRHTSERERVAVDAERETDDIKKVEFMLDKVGEVFDGIVSGVTSFGMFVELDNSIEGMIHVSYMDDDYYNFNEKQYCLVGERTGRIYRIGDPVRVKCMGANKLDRTIDFQLLRNTKDNERRRTMENEQKVKQKKEKRQTFGKKRSDTEKPAVASKNRKPGGGQGQGGTGGTAGANGGRTPKELGELKQVIAKAKRNKKRRNAR, translated from the coding sequence GTGCTGACAGAACAACAGATCCTCGATTTGATGCGCGGTCTTGAATATAAGCCTATGAACGCTGAAGAATTAGAGGCGTACTTCGATTTGCAGTCCGAAGAGGACACCGAAGCGCTGCTTCAACTTCTCAACGTCATGGAGGAAGACGGCAAGGTCGTACAAACCCGTAGCGCCGCCTATGGCGTCCCGGAGAAAATGAACCTCGTCGTCGGCCGCCTGCAGGGCAAGTCGCGCGGCTTTGGCTTCGTGATTCCGGAAGACCCGGTCAAGTGGGACAAAGACGTATTTGTCGCAGCCGGTGACATGAACGGCGCCATGCACGGCGACCGCGTCATCGCCCGCGTGAACCGCAAGGGCAACGGCCCGCGCCAAGAGGGCGAGATCATCCGCATCCTTGAGCGTGCCACCAAGACCGTCGTCGGGACCGTAAGCACGATGACCAAGCGTTATGCGTTCATTTCGCCTGACGACAAGCGTCTGGGCCAAGACATTTTCCTCGCTGAGGAAGACTACGCAGGCGTCAAGGAAGGTCAGAAAGTCGTCGTCGAAATCATCGCGTATCCGGAAGGCTGGCGCAACCCGCAAGGCCGCGTGTTGGAGATCCTCGGCAACCCGGACGATCCGGGCGTCGACATCCTCTCCGTCATTCGCAAATACGGTCTGCCCGAGGCGTTCCCGGAGGAAGTGCTGGAAGCGGCCAACGACATTCCGGACTTGATCACCGAGCGCGACCTCGTCGGACGCCGCGACCTGCGCGATGAAGTGATCGTCACCATCGACGGGGAAGACGCGAAGGACTTGGACGACGCCGTACATGTCAAGAAACTCGACAACGGCAACTGGTTGCTCGGTGTCCACATCGCAGACGTTACCTACTACGTCACCGAAGGGTCGCCTCTTGACCAAGAAGCCTACAAGCGCGGGACCTCGGTCTATCTCGTCGACCGCGTCATCCCGATGCTTCCGCATCGTCTCTCCAACGGCATCTGCTCGCTGAATCCGCACGTAGACCGTCTGACGATGACCTGCGAGATGGAATTCTCGCCGTCTCTGGAACTGGTTCGCCATGATATCTACACCTCGGTGATCAAGACCACCGAGCGCATGACCTACAACAACGTCTACAAACTGGTCACAGGAATTGCAGACGAAGAGCTGGTGAAGCGCTACGAGAACTTGATTCCGATGTTCAAGGATATGGAAGACCTCGCGATGAGACTGCGCCAACGTCGTTTCGACCGTGGGGCGATCGACTTCGACTTCCAAGAAACGAAAGTCATCGTGGACCGCGAAACCGGCAAAGTCGAGGACATCAAGAAACGCGAACACACCGTCGCGGAGAAGATCATCGAAGAGTTCATGCTGGCGGCGAACGAATGCGTCTCCGAACACTTCTTCTGGATGCAAGTGCCGTTCCTGTACCGCATTCACGAAGAGCCGGACGCAGAGCGTCTGCAAGGCTTCAACGAGTTCGTCCACAACTTCGGCTACCACCTCAAAGTCGGCAACGGCAAGAGCGTGCATCCGAAGTCGTTGCAAGAGCTCTTGGAGAAAGTCAAAGGCCAGCCGGAGGAGCGGATTATCAACACCGTTCTGCTGCGTTCGTTGAAGCAAGCGAAGTATTCGTATGATCCGGTCGGCCACTTTGGTCTGGCTGCGACGTACTACTCGCACTTCACCTCGCCGATCCGCCGTTATCCGGACTTGCAGATTCACCGCATCATGCGTGAAGTGATCGACAACAACGGCAAATTGCCGGAGGAGCGTCACGAGCGTTTGACTGCGATCATGCCGGAAGTCGGTCGTCACACCTCCGAACGCGAGCGTGTCGCGGTCGATGCAGAGCGCGAAACGGACGATATCAAAAAAGTCGAGTTCATGCTCGACAAAGTCGGCGAAGTGTTCGACGGCATCGTCAGCGGCGTGACGTCGTTCGGGATGTTCGTCGAGCTCGACAACTCGATTGAGGGCATGATTCACGTGTCCTACATGGACGACGACTACTACAACTTCAACGAGAAGCAATATTGCCTCGTCGGAGAGCGCACGGGTCGCATCTATCGTATCGGGGACCCGGTTCGAGTCAAATGCATGGGCGCAAACAAGTTGGATCGCACGATCGACTTCCAACTCCTGCGCAACACCAAAGACAACGAGCGCCGTCGCACCATGGAGAACGAACAGAAGGTCAAGCAGAAAAAAGAAAAGCGCCAAACCTTTGGCAAAAAACGCAGCGACACGGAAAAGCCGGCTGTTGCGTCGAAAAACCGCAAACCCGGCGGTGGCCAAGGTCAAGGCGGCACCGGTGGAACTGCCGGAGCCAACGGGGGCCGTACACCGAAGGAACTCGGCGAGCTGAAGCAAGTGATTGCGAAAGCGAAGCGCAACAAGAAGAGAAGAAATGCCCGCTAA
- the eno gene encoding phosphopyruvate hydratase, producing MSIIYDIRAREVLDSRGNPTVEVEVELEDGTMGRSIVPSGASTGAYEAVELRDGDKSRYLGKGVLKAIENVNEHIAPEIIGMDALDQVGIDKFMIELDGTDNKGKFGANAILGISMAVAHAAANHLGLPLYTYLGGFNAKTLPVPMMNILNGGQHADNTVDFQEFMVMPVGAESFREALRMGAEIFHSLKSVLKEQGLNTAVGDEGGFAPNLASNEEALKLIVSAIEKAGYKPGEDVMLALDVASTEFYQDGKYNLEGEGVIKTSEEMIALYEDLASKYPIISIEDGLAEDDWDGWKLLTERLGGKLQLVGDDLFVTNTTRLADGIEKGVGNSILVKVNQIGTLTETFDAIEMAKRAGYTAVISHRSGETEDVTIADIAVATNAGQIKTGAPSRTDRVAKYNQLLRIEDQLDYTAKFGGRASFYNLKK from the coding sequence GTGTCCATCATTTATGACATCCGTGCTCGTGAAGTACTCGATTCCCGCGGCAACCCGACCGTTGAAGTTGAAGTTGAACTCGAAGACGGCACCATGGGCCGTTCGATCGTACCGTCCGGCGCTTCCACCGGCGCGTACGAAGCAGTCGAACTCCGCGACGGCGACAAGTCCCGCTACCTCGGCAAAGGCGTGCTCAAAGCGATTGAAAACGTCAACGAGCACATCGCGCCGGAAATCATCGGCATGGACGCACTCGATCAAGTCGGCATCGACAAATTCATGATCGAACTCGACGGCACCGACAACAAAGGCAAATTCGGCGCCAACGCGATCCTCGGCATCTCCATGGCCGTTGCGCACGCTGCAGCCAACCACCTCGGCCTGCCGCTCTACACCTACCTCGGCGGCTTCAACGCGAAGACCCTGCCGGTCCCGATGATGAACATCCTCAACGGCGGTCAACATGCGGACAACACCGTTGACTTCCAAGAGTTCATGGTCATGCCGGTGGGCGCTGAGTCCTTCCGTGAAGCACTTCGCATGGGTGCGGAAATTTTCCACTCCCTGAAGTCCGTTCTCAAGGAACAAGGCCTGAACACCGCAGTCGGCGACGAAGGCGGCTTCGCACCGAACCTCGCATCCAACGAAGAGGCGCTCAAACTGATCGTCTCCGCGATTGAAAAAGCGGGCTACAAACCGGGTGAAGACGTGATGTTGGCGCTTGACGTTGCATCCACCGAATTCTACCAAGACGGCAAATACAACCTCGAAGGCGAAGGCGTCATCAAAACCTCCGAGGAAATGATCGCTCTCTACGAAGACCTCGCGTCCAAATACCCGATCATCTCGATCGAAGACGGCCTCGCCGAAGACGACTGGGACGGCTGGAAACTGCTGACCGAACGTCTGGGCGGCAAATTGCAACTCGTCGGCGACGACCTGTTCGTCACCAACACCACCCGCCTCGCAGACGGCATCGAAAAGGGCGTCGGCAACTCGATCCTCGTCAAAGTCAACCAAATCGGCACCCTGACCGAAACGTTTGACGCGATTGAAATGGCGAAGCGTGCCGGCTACACCGCCGTCATCTCGCACCGCTCCGGTGAAACCGAAGACGTCACCATCGCGGACATCGCAGTGGCAACGAACGCCGGCCAGATCAAAACCGGCGCACCGTCGCGCACCGACCGCGTGGCGAAGTACAACCAACTCCTGCGCATCGAAGACCAACTCGACTACACCGCGAAATTCGGCGGCCGCGCGTCCTTCTACAACCTCAAGAAGTAA
- the gpmI gene encoding 2,3-bisphosphoglycerate-independent phosphoglycerate mutase produces the protein MARPKPVALIILDGFGCRQETTGNAVYLAKKPNFDSYWNTYPHTHLEASGEAVGLPQGQMGNSEVGHTNIGAGRVVYQELTRVSKSIREGEFFKNETFLNAINHCKQKGTNLHLYGLVSDGGVHSHINHLIALLELCHSQDFTNVFIHAFLDGRDVVPGTATTYIENLEKKMKELGVGQIATVQGRYYAMDRDKRWERTEKAYRAMVYGDGPTSTDPVQALKDSYHASVTDEFVLPTVITHADGTPVGLIQDNDGIIMFNFRPDRAIQISQVFTNEDFRGFDRGEKFPKDLYYVTLTRFSESVGGFVAYKPTNLDNTLGEVLTQNNMKQLRIAETEKFPHVTYFFSGGREAEFEGEERVLIPSPKVATYDLQPEMSAQGIADACVAKLEEGHLDFIVLNFANPDMVGHTGDLQATIKAVETVDACLAQVVEKIHSVGGVALITADHGNADMMIMPSGEPCTTHTTNPVPLIITQADATLRDGGVLADLAPTILHLLQVQQPKEMTGKTLIQ, from the coding sequence ATGGCACGTCCAAAACCGGTTGCGCTGATCATCCTCGACGGCTTCGGCTGCCGTCAGGAGACCACGGGCAACGCCGTGTATCTGGCGAAGAAACCGAACTTTGACTCCTACTGGAACACCTACCCGCACACCCACCTCGAAGCATCGGGCGAAGCGGTCGGTCTTCCGCAAGGGCAGATGGGCAACTCCGAAGTCGGCCACACCAACATCGGCGCCGGCCGCGTCGTCTACCAAGAGTTGACCCGCGTTTCCAAGTCGATCCGCGAAGGCGAGTTTTTCAAAAACGAAACCTTCCTCAACGCGATCAACCACTGCAAACAAAAAGGCACCAACCTGCACCTCTACGGCCTTGTCTCGGACGGCGGCGTTCACAGCCACATCAACCACTTGATTGCGCTCTTGGAACTCTGCCACAGCCAAGACTTCACGAACGTCTTCATCCACGCCTTCCTCGACGGTCGCGACGTCGTCCCGGGAACGGCGACCACCTACATCGAGAACCTTGAGAAAAAAATGAAGGAACTCGGCGTCGGCCAAATCGCCACCGTCCAAGGCCGCTACTACGCCATGGACCGCGACAAACGCTGGGAGCGCACCGAAAAAGCCTACCGCGCGATGGTCTACGGCGACGGCCCGACCTCGACCGACCCGGTTCAAGCGCTCAAGGACTCCTACCATGCATCGGTCACCGACGAATTTGTCCTTCCCACTGTCATCACTCATGCGGACGGCACGCCGGTCGGCTTGATTCAGGACAACGACGGGATCATCATGTTCAACTTCCGCCCGGACCGCGCGATTCAAATCTCGCAAGTCTTCACCAACGAAGACTTCCGCGGGTTCGACCGTGGCGAGAAGTTCCCGAAAGACCTCTACTACGTCACGCTCACCCGTTTCTCGGAGTCTGTCGGCGGTTTCGTCGCGTACAAACCGACCAACCTCGACAACACCTTGGGCGAAGTGTTGACCCAAAACAACATGAAGCAACTGCGCATCGCCGAAACCGAAAAATTCCCGCACGTCACCTATTTCTTCTCCGGCGGCCGTGAAGCGGAATTCGAAGGCGAAGAACGCGTGCTGATTCCGTCCCCGAAAGTCGCAACCTACGACTTGCAACCGGAGATGAGCGCGCAGGGCATCGCAGACGCGTGTGTGGCGAAGCTCGAAGAAGGCCACTTGGACTTCATCGTCCTGAACTTCGCCAACCCGGACATGGTCGGTCACACCGGCGATCTCCAAGCGACGATCAAAGCGGTTGAGACGGTCGATGCATGTCTTGCACAAGTCGTGGAGAAAATCCACTCTGTCGGCGGCGTTGCGCTGATTACGGCAGACCACGGCAACGCGGACATGATGATTATGCCAAGCGGCGAGCCTTGCACCACGCACACGACCAATCCGGTGCCGCTGATCATCACCCAAGCAGACGCTACTCTGCGAGACGGAGGCGTTCTCGCCGATCTCGCGCCGACGATCTTGCACCTGCTGCAAGTTCAGCAGCCCAAGGAAATGACCGGCAAGACCCTGATTCAGTAA
- the smpB gene encoding SsrA-binding protein SmpB, whose translation MATKAEDPKVLAQNRKANHDYFIEETIEAGIVLTGTEIKSVRQGKANLKDSFARINSGEAWLLNMHVSPFEQGNRFNVDPTRTRKLLLHRGQIDKLFGQMKEKGYALVPLKIYIKNGYAKVLLGLAKGKKNYDKRQDIAKKDAQRDIQRALRDRQKY comes from the coding sequence ATGGCGACCAAGGCGGAAGATCCGAAAGTTTTGGCACAGAACCGCAAAGCGAATCATGATTATTTCATCGAAGAAACGATCGAGGCGGGGATTGTCCTGACCGGTACGGAGATCAAGTCGGTGCGTCAAGGCAAAGCCAACCTCAAGGACAGCTTCGCCCGGATCAACAGTGGAGAAGCCTGGCTGTTGAACATGCACGTCTCGCCGTTTGAGCAAGGCAACCGCTTCAACGTCGACCCGACGCGCACTCGCAAGCTCTTGTTGCACCGCGGACAGATCGACAAACTGTTCGGTCAGATGAAGGAGAAGGGCTACGCGCTCGTCCCGCTCAAGATCTACATCAAGAACGGCTACGCGAAAGTCCTGCTCGGCTTGGCGAAGGGCAAGAAGAACTACGACAAGCGCCAAGACATCGCGAAAAAAGACGCACAACGAGATATCCAGCGTGCGCTCCGAGACCGGCAGAAGTACTAG
- the feoB gene encoding ferrous iron transport protein B → MKTIALAGNPNAGKTSLFNVLTGTRQYVGNWAGVTVEKKEGWIKELPGHVIVDLPGIYSLSAQSLEEKLATAYLLEESPGALVNIVDASNLERNLYFTVQLLEMGLPSVVALNMIDVSEGRGLRIDGDLLAKRLGAPVVPMVARKAKGHEPLVQLLKNGLDTSGGLVIPYPEDIEAAVGELAALLDSDLSATSRRHSSRWMSILWLEGNETVEQTIRAQIAPDLVNKMERIRRNFIGGPNEHEAQAGKQDTKKDASRNAEPVVRINHQLVAEAAPSVEATSSDLDQRIRNARYEWIGTLLTECVEQNNTVNRSLSDRIDNLILNKWLGIPIFLAFMYLVFQITFSWIGTTLSDQIDTFFSGPLTDWLQSGLTYLNSPDWFRAMVIDGLLAGVGGVLVFVPQIGILFLCLSFLEDSGYMARAAVLMDRFMSMIGLNGKAFIPLILGFGCNVPAIMATRTLEDQRGRMVTAFISPFMSCSARLSVYSLFVSAFFERGQATIVFLLYLTGIVMAIGTAYVLKRFLPDDEGVFLMELPPYRAPMFKSLMLNTWDKARGFVRKAGTIIFGMSVLLWFLGNFSFSGMSAMDDSFLAAIGGFIAPAFALMGFASWQAGVSLLTGFMAKEVVVSTMAIAYASGDTGSLGTVLQSSFTPAAALAFLFFVLLYTPCVSTVAMMKRETGSWKWTLASIAYSFGVAWIVAYGVYRLGLVIW, encoded by the coding sequence ATGAAGACGATCGCCCTAGCAGGCAATCCGAACGCGGGCAAGACTTCGTTGTTTAATGTCTTGACCGGCACGCGCCAGTACGTGGGGAACTGGGCGGGCGTCACGGTTGAGAAAAAGGAAGGCTGGATCAAGGAACTGCCGGGCCATGTCATCGTCGACCTGCCCGGCATTTATAGTCTGTCTGCACAGTCCCTTGAGGAAAAACTGGCAACGGCCTACTTGCTCGAAGAATCACCGGGCGCACTCGTCAACATCGTGGACGCCTCGAACTTAGAACGCAATTTGTATTTCACCGTCCAACTCCTCGAGATGGGTCTGCCGAGCGTCGTGGCGTTGAACATGATCGACGTCTCCGAGGGTCGTGGCCTTCGCATCGACGGCGACCTGCTGGCGAAACGCCTTGGAGCTCCCGTCGTGCCGATGGTCGCACGCAAAGCCAAAGGCCACGAACCATTGGTCCAACTTTTGAAAAACGGCCTCGACACGTCGGGCGGCCTGGTCATTCCGTATCCGGAAGACATCGAAGCGGCAGTCGGCGAACTCGCGGCGTTGCTCGACTCCGACCTCTCGGCAACTTCCCGCCGTCACTCGTCTCGCTGGATGTCGATTCTCTGGCTGGAAGGCAACGAGACGGTGGAGCAGACCATCCGCGCGCAAATCGCACCGGATCTCGTGAACAAAATGGAGCGCATTCGCCGGAACTTTATCGGCGGGCCAAACGAGCACGAAGCGCAAGCAGGCAAGCAAGATACAAAAAAGGACGCAAGCCGCAACGCCGAGCCTGTCGTTCGCATCAACCACCAACTCGTGGCGGAAGCAGCACCGTCTGTCGAAGCAACTTCGTCCGATCTCGACCAGCGCATTCGCAACGCACGCTACGAATGGATCGGCACACTTCTCACCGAGTGCGTGGAACAAAACAACACCGTCAACCGCTCGTTGTCGGACCGCATCGACAACTTGATTTTGAACAAGTGGCTGGGCATTCCGATTTTTCTCGCCTTCATGTATTTGGTCTTCCAAATTACTTTCTCTTGGATCGGGACGACGCTCTCCGACCAAATCGATACGTTCTTCAGCGGCCCCTTGACCGATTGGCTCCAAAGCGGGCTTACCTATCTAAACTCCCCGGACTGGTTCCGTGCGATGGTCATCGACGGCCTGCTCGCAGGGGTCGGCGGTGTACTCGTATTCGTCCCGCAGATCGGGATCTTGTTCCTCTGCCTCTCCTTCTTGGAGGACTCCGGCTACATGGCACGGGCGGCGGTACTGATGGACCGCTTCATGTCGATGATCGGCTTGAACGGCAAAGCGTTCATCCCGCTGATCCTCGGATTCGGTTGCAACGTTCCGGCGATCATGGCGACTCGAACTCTCGAAGACCAACGCGGACGCATGGTCACAGCGTTTATCTCGCCGTTTATGTCTTGCTCGGCTCGTCTGTCGGTGTACTCGCTGTTCGTCTCGGCGTTTTTTGAAAGAGGGCAAGCGACCATCGTCTTCCTGCTCTATTTGACCGGGATCGTCATGGCCATCGGCACCGCCTATGTGCTCAAGCGCTTTTTGCCGGACGACGAAGGCGTGTTCCTCATGGAATTGCCTCCGTACCGCGCCCCGATGTTCAAAAGCCTCATGTTGAACACGTGGGACAAAGCACGCGGATTCGTGCGCAAGGCGGGGACGATCATTTTCGGCATGTCGGTTCTGCTTTGGTTCCTCGGCAACTTCTCGTTCTCAGGCATGTCGGCGATGGACGACAGCTTCCTCGCGGCCATCGGCGGTTTTATCGCACCGGCATTTGCGCTGATGGGCTTTGCTTCGTGGCAGGCGGGCGTCTCGCTGCTGACCGGCTTCATGGCCAAGGAAGTTGTCGTCTCGACGATGGCGATCGCCTACGCATCGGGGGATACCGGCTCGCTTGGCACCGTGCTCCAAAGCTCCTTCACACCGGCAGCGGCGCTGGCGTTCCTGTTCTTCGTCTTGCTCTACACCCCGTGCGTTTCCACCGTAGCGATGATGAAGCGGGAGACCGGCTCTTGGAAATGGACCCTCGCGTCGATTGCGTACTCCTTCGGCGTGGCTTGGATTGTCGCATACGGTGTCTACCGTCTCGGTCTCGTAATCTGGTAA
- a CDS encoding alpha/beta hydrolase encodes MGVCLLIHGFTGAPSDLGQLGEHLREAGHTVVMPTLAGHGGSRLDLERVSWLDWIHSVEKELTLLLKEHEQVHLVGFSMGGLIATYLANKYRDRIRSLTLLSTPIYTINPKQLFKTIAEAIQKSMRNHPGGARDEDVQRYLNKVKSTPVRALVHFRRLVQTVKPLVEEIEMPLLVVQGELDDLVEARSATYIYEASRSNVKELRYYPQSRHMICVDCEAEQVMVEVVSFIGAQ; translated from the coding sequence ATGGGAGTTTGTCTGCTGATTCATGGATTCACCGGGGCTCCGAGCGACCTCGGGCAATTGGGGGAACACCTGCGCGAAGCAGGACACACGGTCGTCATGCCGACTCTCGCCGGCCACGGCGGTTCGCGTCTCGACCTCGAGCGCGTCTCCTGGCTGGATTGGATTCACAGCGTGGAGAAGGAATTGACTCTTCTCTTGAAAGAGCATGAGCAAGTCCATCTCGTCGGATTCTCCATGGGTGGGCTGATCGCGACGTATCTCGCGAACAAGTACCGCGACCGCATTCGCTCGCTGACCCTGCTGTCCACACCGATTTACACGATCAACCCGAAGCAATTGTTCAAGACGATCGCCGAAGCGATTCAGAAGTCGATGCGCAATCATCCCGGCGGTGCCCGCGACGAAGATGTCCAACGCTACCTCAACAAAGTAAAAAGCACGCCTGTGCGCGCGCTCGTCCATTTCCGCCGCCTCGTGCAGACGGTGAAGCCGTTGGTGGAGGAGATCGAGATGCCGCTGTTGGTCGTGCAGGGCGAGCTCGACGATCTGGTGGAGGCGCGAAGTGCGACCTATATCTATGAAGCTTCCCGCAGCAACGTCAAGGAATTGCGATACTATCCGCAATCTCGGCACATGATATGTGTAGACTGTGAAGCGGAACAGGTGATGGTGGAAGTCGTCTCGTTCATCGGGGCGCAATAG
- the secG gene encoding preprotein translocase subunit SecG: MLTFAKVLLIIVAIALILVVLLQSSKSAGLSGAISGGAEQMIGRKARGFDAVLARITAGLAVSFIGLTLWVAWLISHAS; encoded by the coding sequence ATGTTGACGTTTGCTAAAGTCTTGTTGATCATCGTTGCAATTGCCCTGATTCTCGTCGTTTTGCTCCAATCGAGCAAGAGCGCAGGTCTGTCCGGTGCAATCTCCGGGGGCGCAGAACAGATGATCGGGCGCAAAGCGCGCGGTTTTGACGCGGTTCTGGCTCGTATTACAGCCGGTCTGGCCGTTTCGTTCATCGGCCTCACCTTGTGGGTCGCTTGGTTGATCTCGCACGCAAGCTAG
- a CDS encoding TerD family protein, whose translation MAISLSKGQKIDLTKTNPGLTHIVIGLGWDPAEVTKKGLFGIKKQKVDIDCDASVLMLNENDKLVLRTHLVCFYNKTSPCGSVQHSGDNLTGEGDGDDEQIFVDLSKIPANVHKILAVVNIYECVNRKQDFGMIQHAYIRCVNRSNGQELVRFNLTENYSGKTALVVGELYREAGEWKFKAIGEGSHAAHIDHLAAQYI comes from the coding sequence ATGGCAATCAGTCTCTCGAAAGGTCAGAAGATCGACTTAACCAAAACGAATCCGGGCCTGACCCATATCGTGATCGGTTTGGGCTGGGACCCGGCCGAAGTTACCAAAAAAGGCTTGTTTGGGATCAAAAAGCAGAAAGTGGACATCGACTGCGATGCATCCGTGCTCATGCTCAACGAGAACGACAAACTCGTGCTTCGTACCCATCTCGTCTGTTTCTACAACAAAACCAGCCCCTGCGGCTCGGTTCAACACTCCGGGGACAACTTGACGGGGGAAGGGGACGGCGACGATGAGCAAATTTTCGTGGACCTGTCCAAAATCCCGGCGAACGTCCACAAAATTTTGGCGGTCGTCAACATCTACGAATGCGTGAACCGCAAGCAGGACTTCGGCATGATCCAACACGCGTATATCCGTTGCGTCAACCGTTCGAACGGACAAGAGTTGGTTCGTTTCAACCTCACCGAGAACTACTCGGGCAAAACGGCGCTCGTTGTCGGCGAACTTTACCGCGAAGCCGGCGAGTGGAAGTTCAAAGCGATCGGGGAAGGCTCCCACGCAGCGCACATCGACCACTTAGCCGCTCAATATATCTAG
- a CDS encoding FeoB-associated Cys-rich membrane protein, whose product MIYVIIAAVLGFAAWQLVQFARRTKQARCTPGGCAGCGHNSDCSIIQIEVK is encoded by the coding sequence ATGATCTACGTCATCATCGCGGCGGTTCTCGGATTTGCCGCTTGGCAACTGGTTCAATTCGCCCGCCGCACCAAGCAAGCGCGTTGCACGCCGGGCGGCTGTGCCGGATGTGGACACAACAGCGACTGCTCGATCATTCAAATCGAGGTCAAGTAA
- a CDS encoding VOC family protein, translating into MIRGLYEAHLPVRDLERSIVFYQKLDLELAWRDEDTAFFWVEKGKSWIGLWETEKVETPYHPSLRHFAFGCEFEEIEGAIAWLQARGIQPRRDARFEPDVPTEPTVRPHQGNASVYFDDPDGNSLEIMCTLPGVPDPEASRMFFSEWKKLRKTALEKAQIQKSNS; encoded by the coding sequence ATGATTCGTGGTTTGTATGAAGCTCATCTGCCCGTGCGTGATTTGGAGCGGTCTATTGTGTTTTATCAGAAGTTGGATTTGGAATTGGCGTGGCGGGATGAGGATACGGCGTTTTTCTGGGTAGAAAAAGGGAAGAGTTGGATTGGGTTGTGGGAGACGGAAAAAGTGGAGACTCCCTATCATCCGTCGCTGAGACATTTTGCGTTTGGGTGCGAGTTTGAGGAGATCGAGGGCGCGATTGCGTGGTTGCAGGCACGCGGGATTCAGCCGAGAAGAGATGCTCGGTTTGAACCGGATGTGCCCACGGAGCCGACGGTACGGCCTCATCAGGGGAATGCTTCGGTGTACTTCGACGATCCGGATGGGAACAGTTTGGAGATCATGTGTACGCTGCCGGGGGTGCCTGATCCGGAGGCGTCACGGATGTTTTTCAGTGAGTGGAAGAAGTTGAGGAAAACGGCTTTAGAGAAAGCACAAATACAAAAATCAAACTCCTGA
- a CDS encoding FeoA family protein: MRLSECKEGFKAVVKDLFMNESIRKRMMDLGLLPGTEVAVVRKAPFGGPMVVQFRGYQISFRLSEAKHILIEAV; this comes from the coding sequence ATGAGACTGAGCGAATGCAAGGAAGGTTTCAAGGCTGTCGTGAAGGATCTTTTCATGAACGAATCGATCCGCAAGCGGATGATGGACTTGGGCTTACTTCCCGGGACGGAAGTGGCGGTGGTGCGCAAGGCTCCGTTTGGCGGGCCGATGGTCGTGCAATTTCGCGGGTACCAGATCTCTTTCCGTTTGTCCGAAGCGAAACATATCCTAATTGAAGCTGTATAG